In one window of Paracoccus saliphilus DNA:
- a CDS encoding NAD(P)/FAD-dependent oxidoreductase encodes MPPITMRQPVLAPPADRSFWLQDIDAQSVTEPLTGSQQADIVIVGGGYTGLWTALRLRELAPEKRVMVLEAGHCGSGASGRNGGQIHSWYAEIDQLAAVVGEEEARSLCADTTGSIAEIKTLQDSGLIDCDLRLDGWLWTASSTAQEGAWSQAVAMTKAAGADRFRPLDADEILHRTGSPVSYTGVVEADAGSVHPGKLAIGLRDLAIARGVILHENSPVLEIHPGSVCRLRSSTGEVTAPTLVLAANAWLAAIPELQQYIYIVQSQVIATAEIPQRLDELGWRDGAAICDSQRQVLYYQRTPKGRVIFGHGSGLTAFHENFSAEFNRSSKRGRDSIAELHRVYPELADVAITHDWAGPIDCSADHVPVFDHLAGHPNIFFGMGFNGTGIAQTPIAGRILASLALGSRDRWSESGLVGIGKRLKLPPEPFRYLGGRLVRAAIRRRNAMEIRNERPDPITRILSDMTPGH; translated from the coding sequence GTGCCCCCCATCACCATGCGCCAACCGGTTCTGGCTCCGCCTGCCGATCGTTCTTTCTGGCTGCAGGATATTGACGCGCAAAGCGTCACCGAGCCTTTGACGGGTAGTCAACAGGCGGATATCGTTATTGTCGGCGGCGGTTATACTGGTCTCTGGACCGCGCTGCGCCTGCGCGAACTCGCCCCGGAAAAGCGCGTCATGGTGCTTGAGGCCGGGCATTGCGGCTCGGGTGCCTCCGGGCGCAATGGCGGGCAAATCCACTCCTGGTATGCCGAGATCGATCAACTGGCCGCGGTCGTGGGCGAAGAGGAGGCGCGCAGCCTTTGCGCTGACACCACCGGCAGCATTGCCGAGATCAAGACGCTGCAGGACAGCGGGCTGATCGATTGCGACCTGCGCCTTGACGGCTGGCTCTGGACAGCTAGTTCGACGGCCCAGGAGGGGGCATGGTCACAAGCCGTCGCGATGACCAAGGCTGCAGGTGCCGACCGTTTCCGACCGCTTGACGCTGACGAAATTCTCCATCGCACCGGTTCACCCGTATCCTACACCGGGGTCGTGGAAGCCGATGCCGGTTCCGTTCATCCCGGCAAGTTGGCCATCGGCCTGCGTGATCTGGCCATTGCCCGCGGCGTAATCCTCCATGAGAACTCGCCCGTTCTTGAAATTCATCCGGGCTCGGTCTGCCGTTTGCGCAGTTCGACCGGAGAGGTGACTGCGCCGACTCTCGTGCTGGCTGCCAATGCCTGGCTGGCCGCTATTCCCGAGTTGCAGCAATATATTTACATCGTGCAAAGCCAAGTCATCGCCACGGCAGAGATCCCGCAGCGGTTGGACGAGCTGGGCTGGCGCGACGGCGCGGCGATCTGCGATTCCCAGCGACAGGTTCTGTATTATCAGCGGACACCGAAAGGCCGGGTGATCTTTGGTCACGGCAGCGGCCTGACCGCCTTTCACGAAAATTTCAGCGCCGAGTTCAATCGCAGCAGCAAGCGTGGACGCGACAGTATCGCAGAGCTTCATCGTGTCTATCCCGAGTTGGCGGATGTCGCGATCACCCATGACTGGGCCGGTCCCATAGACTGCTCGGCCGATCATGTGCCAGTCTTTGACCATTTGGCCGGGCATCCCAACATCTTCTTCGGTATGGGTTTCAACGGCACAGGCATTGCCCAGACTCCGATTGCCGGCCGCATCCTGGCCAGCCTGGCCCTCGGCAGCCGCGATCGATGGAGCGAAAGCGGACTGGTAGGGATCGGGAAACGTCTCAAACTCCCTCCCGAACCCTTCCGCTATCTTGGCGGCAGGTTGGTGCGCGCTGCCATCCGCCGTCGCAACGCAATGGAAATCCGGAATGAGCGACCGGACCCGATCACCCGGATTCTATCGGACATGACCCCCGGGCACTGA
- a CDS encoding ABC transporter ATP-binding protein: MAELTIRQIRKSYGTMEVLHGIDLDVQKGEFMVFVGPSGCGKSTLLRSIAGLEDITSGELRIEGQLMNHVPPSKRGIAMVFQSYALYPHMTVRDNMAFGMKIAGMKKSEIEQRVRHAADILQLGDYLDRHPKALSGGQRQRVAIGRAIVRDPRVFLFDEPLSNLDAALRVATRIEIAKLKQAMPDTTMIYVTHDQVEAMTLADRIIVLKDGYVEQIGAPKELYRSPRNIFVAQFIGSPAMNIVEGKVIHNDDNRVTVEHAANGRAEIAMRMSEDIIGRTVRIGVRPEDLSLADQDGPHIFVGTIDHIEHLGEVQLVHLDTGLSDRPVIAKLAGSLDLTRGQDICLRTNVTSLHLFDDQGERLNGPAAG, encoded by the coding sequence ATGGCCGAGCTGACAATCCGTCAAATAAGAAAATCATATGGCACCATGGAGGTACTTCACGGCATCGACCTCGATGTCCAGAAAGGCGAATTCATGGTCTTTGTCGGTCCATCGGGCTGCGGGAAGTCCACTCTTTTGCGCAGCATTGCCGGGCTGGAAGACATCACCTCGGGAGAATTGCGCATCGAGGGTCAACTCATGAACCATGTCCCGCCCTCCAAGCGAGGCATCGCCATGGTTTTCCAATCCTACGCGCTTTACCCGCATATGACGGTGCGCGACAACATGGCCTTCGGCATGAAGATCGCCGGCATGAAGAAATCCGAAATAGAACAGCGCGTTCGGCATGCCGCCGATATCCTGCAACTGGGCGACTATCTGGACCGCCATCCCAAGGCGCTGTCTGGCGGGCAGCGCCAACGTGTTGCCATCGGTCGCGCCATCGTGCGCGATCCTCGCGTGTTTCTCTTCGATGAGCCATTGTCGAATCTCGATGCAGCACTGCGCGTCGCCACCCGTATCGAGATCGCCAAGCTGAAGCAGGCCATGCCCGATACGACGATGATCTATGTCACCCATGACCAGGTCGAGGCAATGACCCTTGCTGACCGGATCATCGTACTGAAGGATGGTTATGTCGAACAAATCGGCGCCCCGAAAGAACTATATCGCAGCCCCCGCAACATCTTTGTCGCGCAATTCATCGGTTCTCCGGCAATGAATATCGTCGAGGGCAAGGTAATTCACAACGATGACAATCGCGTCACCGTGGAACATGCCGCAAACGGCAGGGCCGAGATCGCCATGCGAATGTCCGAGGATATCATCGGTCGCACTGTTCGGATAGGCGTCCGCCCCGAGGATCTCTCGTTGGCAGATCAAGACGGCCCCCACATCTTCGTCGGCACCATTGACCATATCGAGCATCTGGGAGAAGTCCAACTGGTGCATCTCGATACCGGACTTTCCGATAGACCGGTGATCGCAAAGCTTGCGGGATCGCTGGATCTCACCCGAGGACAAGATATCTGCCTACGCACCAACGTGACATCACTGCATCTGTTCGACGATCAGGGCGAACGTCTGAACGGGCCAGCAGCAGGTTGA
- the tnpC gene encoding IS66 family transposase: MGSNLAVDQPAQYRSGTIGAVHADGFTGFNGLFGEGLAREQACMVLVRRKFVDNFERDGSTIAREAIERIARLYAIEKDARYKPPDERVALRQTRARPIFDDLENWLKSQLPKISGKTKLAESIGYALGRMPKARAYLNDGRLELDNNICERSIRPLTLGRKNYLFMGSEGGGKVAAIAYTLIETARMNAVDPEAWLTLVLNHIADHKINRIEELGPWNWLPS, from the coding sequence GTGGGGAGCAATCTTGCGGTCGACCAGCCAGCCCAGTATCGGTCCGGTACCATAGGCGCTGTGCATGCCGATGGGTTCACCGGCTTCAACGGGTTGTTCGGCGAGGGTCTGGCCAGAGAACAGGCCTGCATGGTGCTTGTGCGGCGAAAATTTGTGGATAACTTTGAACGAGACGGGTCCACCATTGCCAGGGAGGCAATCGAACGCATCGCTAGGCTCTACGCCATCGAAAAGGATGCGCGCTACAAGCCACCCGACGAACGCGTCGCCCTGCGACAGACCAGAGCCAGGCCCATCTTCGATGATCTGGAGAACTGGCTGAAGAGCCAACTGCCAAAAATCTCCGGAAAAACCAAACTGGCCGAGTCCATCGGGTACGCGCTCGGCCGCATGCCCAAGGCACGGGCCTATCTCAACGACGGTCGATTGGAGTTGGACAACAATATCTGCGAGCGGTCAATCAGACCACTGACTCTCGGACGCAAAAACTATCTGTTCATGGGGTCCGAAGGCGGCGGCAAGGTCGCAGCGATTGCCTACACCCTCATCGAAACCGCCCGCATGAACGCGGTCGACCCCGAGGCCTGGCTGACGTTGGTGCTGAACCACATTGCTGATCACAAGATCAACCGCATCGAAGAACTCGGCCCCTGGAATTGGCTGCCAAGCTAA
- a CDS encoding RcnB family protein has product MKRLILAATASLVALSGAAQADNPRKDNHHRGNAVHAAPGQVKKQEVRRDTPKPDARRSAPRQIKKQEVRRDAPKSSARRFAPGQRMPKGYQAIVDYRHYGLPHPGRGYRYVHYNNDVYKVSTETNTVAALIGALAALR; this is encoded by the coding sequence ATGAAACGTCTCATTCTCGCCGCCACAGCATCGCTTGTTGCACTGTCAGGCGCAGCCCAGGCGGATAACCCGCGGAAAGATAACCATCACCGCGGAAATGCAGTGCATGCCGCGCCAGGGCAGGTCAAGAAGCAAGAGGTCCGCCGGGACACCCCCAAGCCCGACGCCCGTCGCTCCGCGCCTAGGCAAATTAAAAAGCAAGAGGTCCGTCGGGACGCCCCCAAGTCCAGTGCCCGTCGCTTCGCGCCCGGACAGCGGATGCCGAAAGGCTACCAAGCCATTGTCGATTACCGCCACTATGGCCTTCCCCACCCAGGCCGTGGTTATCGCTACGTTCACTATAACAACGACGTCTATAAAGTCTCGACAGAGACCAATACAGTGGCTGCGTTAATCGGCGCGCTGGCTGCACTACGCTGA
- a CDS encoding sigma-70 family RNA polymerase sigma factor translates to MDDMTEDDDEMLLVASGQGNMRAARALTLRLTPVAYAYAHRQLGNAPDAEDVVQEAMIRLWRIAPSWRSGEARVTTWLYTVVLNLCRDRLRRSVRGVPLETIPEPQDPGRGAAERMEDDDRVRALNSALQQLPERQRRAVELRHLEGLSNPQIAEILGINVAAVESLTARGKRKLAEILTAHGSALPKQEQKR, encoded by the coding sequence ATGGATGACATGACAGAAGATGACGATGAGATGTTATTGGTCGCTTCTGGGCAGGGGAATATGCGCGCCGCCCGAGCCCTTACGCTTCGCCTGACGCCTGTGGCCTATGCCTATGCCCACAGGCAGCTAGGCAATGCCCCGGACGCCGAGGACGTCGTGCAGGAAGCCATGATAAGGCTCTGGAGGATTGCACCGAGCTGGCGGTCGGGCGAAGCCCGGGTCACCACATGGCTCTACACCGTCGTGCTCAATCTTTGCCGGGATCGGCTTCGGCGATCTGTGCGAGGGGTTCCTCTCGAGACCATCCCGGAGCCGCAAGACCCCGGGCGAGGCGCTGCAGAGCGCATGGAAGACGACGATAGGGTGCGAGCGCTGAACTCTGCGCTCCAGCAATTGCCGGAGCGGCAGCGCCGTGCAGTTGAGTTGCGGCATCTGGAGGGACTATCAAACCCTCAGATTGCTGAAATCCTCGGGATCAATGTGGCCGCGGTCGAGAGTCTGACCGCCCGGGGTAAACGCAAACTTGCCGAGATCCTGACCGCCCATGGTTCGGCTCTCCCGAAACAGGAACAAAAGCGATGA
- a CDS encoding periplasmic heavy metal sensor, with amino-acid sequence MTKIPPEPAEPTRRWSSVKLILCVSLALNLLVAGLFVGGLIRQSPSGDHRGSAGRGDIGATVIMALPRDTRHALREELKQDGEFDKNRDRLSAMPDLLDELRSEDFDAQAFVDVLSEIRQSRDERLAKIEEAVSRGIAAMSTAERSAYADQLEEMLQNQKRCARR; translated from the coding sequence ATGACCAAGATCCCTCCTGAACCCGCAGAACCGACCCGGCGCTGGAGTAGCGTGAAGCTTATTTTGTGCGTCTCGCTTGCGCTCAACCTTTTGGTGGCTGGTCTTTTCGTTGGTGGACTGATCAGGCAGTCCCCCTCTGGAGATCATCGGGGTTCTGCGGGACGGGGCGACATCGGTGCTACGGTCATCATGGCATTGCCACGCGACACGCGTCACGCCCTGCGCGAGGAGTTAAAGCAAGACGGCGAGTTTGACAAAAACAGAGATCGCCTTTCTGCCATGCCAGACCTGCTCGATGAATTGCGCTCGGAAGATTTTGACGCGCAGGCATTTGTCGATGTCCTCAGCGAAATCCGGCAATCGCGCGACGAGCGCCTGGCGAAGATCGAGGAGGCCGTGTCGCGCGGCATTGCTGCCATGAGCACGGCCGAGCGCAGCGCCTATGCCGATCAGCTGGAAGAGATGCTGCAGAACCAAAAGCGCTGCGCCCGCCGGTGA
- a CDS encoding EF-hand domain-containing protein, giving the protein MTRTPSLTLSVAVLLAGFGAFATPALAQSQDAETNQKVDMFERFDANGDGAITREEMEQAQAAAKEKRDTRRSKKHERKGGERGAGAKAAFEQADSDGDGALSRSELLARNEARVDKMIERFDADEDGALSPEEMREGVGKRHRGHQRGN; this is encoded by the coding sequence ATGACAAGAACTCCTTCTCTGACCCTTTCCGTGGCCGTGTTGCTCGCTGGCTTTGGCGCATTCGCCACGCCTGCGCTCGCCCAGTCCCAAGACGCCGAAACCAATCAGAAAGTGGACATGTTTGAACGCTTCGACGCTAACGGCGACGGCGCTATCACCCGTGAGGAGATGGAACAGGCGCAAGCCGCGGCGAAAGAAAAACGCGACACGCGGCGATCGAAGAAACATGAACGCAAAGGCGGAGAACGTGGCGCAGGCGCCAAGGCTGCCTTCGAGCAGGCCGACTCCGACGGTGACGGCGCTCTGTCTCGATCCGAGCTGCTCGCACGGAATGAAGCGCGGGTCGACAAAATGATCGAACGCTTCGATGCCGACGAGGATGGGGCCCTGAGCCCTGAGGAGATGCGCGAAGGCGTCGGCAAACGTCATCGGGGCCACCAGCGCGGAAACTGA